In Granulicella cerasi, the following proteins share a genomic window:
- the rfbF gene encoding glucose-1-phosphate cytidylyltransferase, which produces MKAVILAGGLGTRISEETSSRPKPMVEIGGRPILWHILKLYSQHGVNDFIICCGYKGYMIKEFFANYFLHTSDVTFDLQQNKMTVHNSVAEPWRVTLVDTGDATGTGGRLRRVQQYLEGEDAFCMTYGDGLADIDITASIDFHQQHGKAVTMTSVQPTSRFGGLGLDGTTVTSFEEKPKNEGGWVNGGFFVLSPRALASITDDAEMFERQPIEDLVAADEVRAFFHRGFWQAMDTLRDKNQLEALWQSGRAPWKTW; this is translated from the coding sequence ATGAAAGCAGTCATCCTGGCCGGCGGTCTCGGCACACGCATCAGCGAAGAAACATCGTCGCGCCCGAAGCCGATGGTGGAGATCGGCGGACGCCCGATCCTCTGGCACATCCTGAAGCTCTACTCGCAGCACGGCGTCAACGACTTCATCATCTGCTGCGGCTACAAGGGCTACATGATCAAGGAGTTCTTCGCGAACTACTTCCTGCACACCTCCGATGTCACCTTCGACCTGCAGCAGAACAAAATGACCGTGCACAACTCCGTCGCTGAACCGTGGCGCGTAACGCTCGTCGACACCGGCGACGCCACCGGCACCGGCGGTCGACTGCGCCGTGTGCAGCAGTACCTCGAAGGAGAAGACGCCTTCTGCATGACGTATGGCGATGGCCTCGCTGACATCGACATCACCGCGAGCATCGACTTCCACCAGCAGCACGGCAAAGCCGTCACCATGACGAGCGTGCAACCGACTTCGCGCTTCGGCGGCCTCGGCCTCGATGGCACGACAGTCACCTCGTTCGAAGAGAAGCCGAAGAACGAAGGCGGCTGGGTGAACGGCGGTTTCTTCGTGCTCTCGCCCAGGGCACTCGCCTCGATCACGGACGACGCGGAGATGTTCGAGCGCCAACCCATTGAAGATCTCGTAGCCGCCGACGAGGTGCGTGCGTTCTTCCATCGCGGCTTTTGGCAAGCGATGGACACGCTGCGTGACAAGAACCAACTCGAAGCTTTATGGCAGAGCGGCAGAGCGCCGTGGAAGACCTGGTAG
- the rfbH gene encoding lipopolysaccharide biosynthesis protein RfbH, which produces MSTRSNAIRQQILELTREFHAEQFAAREFVAGSSAVPVSGKVIDADDLSAVVDASLDGWFTTGRWAQEFERRLARWVGVRSASLVNSGSSANLVALSALTSPRLGERRLKPGDEVITVACGFPTTVNPIFQNQLVPVFVDVTRSTYEIDADMLEAARSDRTRAVMIAHTLGNVFDLDAVTAFCRAHDLWLIEDCCDALGSTWKGRQVGTFGDLATLSFYPAHHITMGEGGAVLTNSPLLRTIVESFRDWGRDCWCEPGADDTCGRRFDQQLGTLPCGYDHKYTYSHVGYNLKATDMQAALGVSQLGKLDEFIATRRRNFAYLQRAFAAFEEYLVLPVAMPEAEPSWFGFAVGVKEDAPFSRDQMVRALNAARIGTRNLFAGNLVRQPAYQGLKYRVVGALENTDWVMQNVFWLGVYPGLDEAMLDHVVRTVDAFIAQAVAGLLVIVQDSMPASGAHQSLR; this is translated from the coding sequence ATGAGCACCCGTTCCAACGCGATACGCCAGCAGATCCTTGAACTGACGCGAGAGTTTCATGCGGAGCAGTTTGCTGCGCGCGAGTTTGTGGCGGGCTCGAGTGCGGTGCCGGTGTCGGGCAAGGTGATCGATGCCGATGATCTCTCAGCCGTCGTCGATGCGTCTCTCGATGGCTGGTTCACGACGGGGCGCTGGGCGCAGGAGTTCGAGCGCAGGCTGGCGCGGTGGGTTGGAGTGCGTTCAGCATCGCTAGTGAACTCGGGGTCGAGTGCAAACCTCGTCGCATTAAGCGCTCTGACGTCACCGCGACTCGGCGAGCGGCGATTGAAGCCCGGCGATGAGGTGATCACGGTCGCGTGTGGTTTTCCAACGACGGTGAACCCGATCTTTCAGAACCAGCTTGTGCCCGTATTTGTGGACGTGACGCGGTCGACCTATGAGATTGATGCCGACATGCTGGAGGCCGCGCGCAGTGACCGCACGCGGGCCGTGATGATTGCGCATACGCTGGGGAATGTCTTCGATCTGGACGCAGTGACGGCTTTCTGCCGCGCGCACGATCTATGGCTGATCGAAGACTGTTGCGACGCGCTCGGTTCCACCTGGAAGGGCAGGCAGGTCGGCACGTTTGGTGACCTTGCCACGCTGAGTTTTTATCCTGCGCACCACATCACGATGGGCGAAGGCGGAGCCGTGCTGACGAATAGCCCGCTGCTGCGGACAATCGTCGAGAGCTTTCGCGACTGGGGGCGGGATTGCTGGTGCGAACCCGGCGCGGATGACACATGTGGGCGGAGATTCGATCAGCAACTCGGCACGTTGCCCTGCGGCTACGACCACAAGTACACGTACTCGCACGTTGGCTACAACTTGAAGGCGACCGATATGCAGGCGGCGCTGGGTGTGAGCCAACTGGGCAAGCTGGACGAGTTCATCGCGACGCGGCGCAGGAATTTCGCGTATCTACAGCGCGCCTTTGCAGCGTTTGAAGAGTACCTTGTGCTGCCCGTCGCCATGCCCGAGGCGGAGCCAAGCTGGTTTGGGTTTGCCGTGGGCGTCAAGGAGGATGCTCCGTTTAGCCGTGATCAGATGGTGCGGGCTTTGAACGCGGCCAGGATCGGAACGCGGAATCTGTTTGCGGGGAATCTCGTGCGTCAGCCTGCGTATCAAGGGTTGAAGTATCGCGTCGTGGGGGCGCTCGAGAACACCGATTGGGTGATGCAGAATGTTTTCTGGCTCGGCGTTTATCCGGGGTTGGATGAGGCGATGTTGGACCATGTCGTGCGGACGGTCGATGCATTCATTGCGCAAGCCGTCGCCGGCCTACTGGTGATCGTTCAGGACTCGATGCCAGCGAGCGGTGCGCACCAGAGCCTCCGCTAG